The window CTTCCAGTATTTTCGTAGATTATATAAGATCTTTAAATCTTGATAATCTTACCATTGCTTCCCCGGATATGGGAGGCGCAAAAAGAGCTAAAAACTACGCCGGTCACCTGGGGGCTGAAGTAGTAATTGCTTATAAGGAAAGAAAAAAGGCAAACGTTGTAGAAGAGATGTTCCTTATTGGGGATGTAACAGGTAAAAACGTAATCCTTATTGATGATATGATTGATACTGCAGGTACCCTGTGCAAAGCAGCAGATATCTTGATTGAAAAAGGAGCGAAAACAGTAAGAGCGATGGCTACTCACGGAGTGCTTTCAGGGAAGGCTTACGAGAATATTGAGAATTCAAAATTGTTGGAAGTTATTGTAACTGACTCAATTCCTGTTAAAAATAATTTGTCATCTAAAATAAAAGTGCTATCTTGCGCCCCGTTATTTGCAGATGTTATGACCATGGTTCATGAGCATAAATCAATTAGCAGTAAGTTTGTTATTTAATTGATTTTTAGCAACTTGCAAGTTAAAATCAGAACAATTTTTTAAATTTTTTATAAATGAAATCTATTACAATTCAAGGTACAAAAAGAGAAAGCGTGGGCAAAAAGTCTACAAAAGCTTTACGTGATGCTGAATTAGTTCCTTGTGTTGTTTATGGAGGTGAAGCACCTTTGAACTTCTCTGCTGAAGAGAGAGCTTTCAAAGGATTAGTATACACTCCTGAAGCACACACGGTATCTATTGAGGTTGACGGAAAAACAATTCCAGCTGTTCTTCAGGATATTCAGTTTCACCCGATCACGGACAAAATTCTTCACATCGACTTCTATCAGTTATCTGACGATAAGCCAGTTATCATGGAAGTTCCTGTAAGAATTACTGGACGTTCTAAAGGTGTTGTTGCTGGTGGTGTTTTACGTCAGTCTTTCAGAAAACTAAAAGTAAAAGCTATTCCTGCTAACCTACCTGACGAAATCGTTGTAGATGTTACTCCATTAAGAATTGGTAACAAACTTTACATCGGTGGTATCAAAACAGAAGGATATTCTTTCGTGCACCCGGACAATGCAGTAG of the Chryseobacterium aureum genome contains:
- a CDS encoding ribose-phosphate pyrophosphokinase, encoding MADQLSYLFCTRTSRDLAEKIAQNYGKELGKINFQEFSDGEFEPVLDESVRGGRVFLIGSTFPPADNLLELLLMIDAAKRASAKSITVVIPYFGLARQDRKDKPRAPIGAKLVANLLTAAGATRIMTMDLHADQIQGFFEIPVDHLYASSIFVDYIRSLNLDNLTIASPDMGGAKRAKNYAGHLGAEVVIAYKERKKANVVEEMFLIGDVTGKNVILIDDMIDTAGTLCKAADILIEKGAKTVRAMATHGVLSGKAYENIENSKLLEVIVTDSIPVKNNLSSKIKVLSCAPLFADVMTMVHEHKSISSKFVI
- a CDS encoding 50S ribosomal protein L25/general stress protein Ctc; its protein translation is MKSITIQGTKRESVGKKSTKALRDAELVPCVVYGGEAPLNFSAEERAFKGLVYTPEAHTVSIEVDGKTIPAVLQDIQFHPITDKILHIDFYQLSDDKPVIMEVPVRITGRSKGVVAGGVLRQSFRKLKVKAIPANLPDEIVVDVTPLRIGNKLYIGGIKTEGYSFVHPDNAVVVAVKMSRNAMKGGAAAMDDDDEEEVATEEGAAPEAAAENAAE